Proteins encoded in a region of the Zea mays cultivar B73 chromosome 4, Zm-B73-REFERENCE-NAM-5.0, whole genome shotgun sequence genome:
- the LOC100382781 gene encoding pentatricopeptide repeat-containing protein At1g80880, mitochondrial-like isoform X1, translating to MAPPLAAALRPHLSRLGQTLSSRLLRLSTSHCPSDQSDFEPDPDHPILSAPDNDDGELASFLHHLSSAASNTSSPKEALSFLLSMSTGPLPASHALLVRALWDLRRDPDAAALALRYGDECSAVDGTDGAGLPPPPEAWHLAVWAAGKARRFDLAWEIVRRMRNRGVLTCRVMVILMERYAAASEVNKAIKTFDVMEKFKIESDQSVFYSLLHALCKIKNIEDAEELLFLRKKFFPLTAEGFNIILDGWCNVITDVAEAKRVWREMSNHCITPDGMSYTLMISCFSKVGNLFDTLRVYDEMKKRGWIPGIVVYNSLVYVLTRENCVKDAHNIFSKLTDEGLQPDVETYNNMIVPLCESCKLDEARKKMKEDGCGPKSDTFVMLIDKFFLLNESGNALRVWNEMRKYEISPVRAHYMTLVQGLVKHGCIPRALEYYDEMKEKGFASDTQLDKEFKTFLLKNRDHWRGAGKYNIIPQRGKYFTKQSRMQ from the exons TCTCGTCTCGTCTTCTTCGCCTCTCCACCTCCCATTGTCCCTCCGACCAGAGCGACTTCGAACCAGACCCCGACCACCCCATCCTCTCTGCCCCTGACAATGACGACGGTGAGCTCGCCTCCTTCCTCCACCACCTCTCCAGCGCGGCCTCCAATACCTCATCCCCGAAGGAGGCCCTCTCCTTCCTCCTTTCCATGTCCACGGGCCCGTTGCCGGCCTCCCACGCTCTCCTAGTCCGCGCGCTCTGGGATCTGCGCCGCGACCCGGACGCTGCCGCGTTAGCGCTCCGGTACGGAGACGAGTGCAGCGCCGTGGATGGGACCGATGGGGCGGGTCTACCGCCGCCGCCTGAAGCGTGGCACCTGGCCGTCTGGGCCGCGGGTAAGGCGAGGCGGTTCGACCTCGCATGGGAGATCGTGCGGCGGATGCGGAACCGCGGTGTGCTCACCTGCCGGGTCATGGTTATCCTGATGGAGAG GTATGCAGCTGCCAGTGAAGTAAATAAAGCAATCAAAACATTTGATGTCATGGAGAAGTTTAAAATCGAGTCAGATCAAAGTGTATTCTACTCCCTTCTTCACGCTCTTTGCAAAATAAAAAACATTGAGGATGCTGAGGAGTTGCTTTTTCTGAGAAAGAAATTCTTCCCACTTACTGCAGAAGGTTTCAATATAATTCTAGATGGTTGGTGTAATGTGATCACCGATGTGGCTGAAGCAAAGAGAGTTTGGAGAGAAATGTCAAATCACTGCATTACTCCCGATGGCATGTCCTATACTCTCATGATCAGTTGTTTCTCAAAAGTAGGAAACCTTTTTGATACTCTAAGGGTTTATGATGAGATGAAAAAGAGAGGTTGGATTCCTGGTATTGTTGTTTACAATTCACTTGTCTATGTTCTGACAAGAGAAAATTGTGTGAAGGATGCACACAATATATTTAGCAAACTTACAGATGAAGGCCTCCAGCCGGATGTTGAAACATATAACAATATGATAGTTCCTCTCTGTGAAAGTTGTAAGCTTGATGAAGCGCGAAAG AAAATGAAGGAGGATGGTTGTGGCCCTAAGAGTGACACATTTGTCATGCTTATTgataaatttttcttgctgaacgAGTCGGGGAATGCTCTAAGAGTGTGGAATGAAATGAGAAAATATGAGATCAGCCCTGTCCGTGCACACTATATGACACTGGTCCAAGGTTTAGTGAAACATGGATGTATACCAAGAGCTTTAGAGTACTATGACGAAATGAAGGAAAAAGGTTTTGCCTCTGATACACAACTTGATAAGGAATTTAAAACCTTTTTGTTGAAAAACAGAGACCACTGGAGAGGAGCAGGCAAATACAATATCATTCCCCAGCGTGGCAAATATTTTACAAAGCAGTCAAGAATGCAATAA
- the LOC100382781 gene encoding Pentatricopeptide repeat-containing protein At1g80880, mitochondrial-like, whose translation MAPPLAAALRPHLSRLGQTLSSRLLRLSTSHCPSDQSDFEPDPDHPILSAPDNDDGELASFLHHLSSAASNTSSPKEALSFLLSMSTGPLPASHALLVRALWDLRRDPDAAALALRYGDECSAVDGTDGAGLPPPPEAWHLAVWAAGKARRFDLAWEIVRRMRNRGVLTCRVMVILMERYAAASEVNKAIKTFDVMEKFKIESDQSVFYSLLHALCKIKNIEDAEELLFLRKKFFPLTAEGFNIILDGWCNVITDVAEAKRVWREMSNHCITPDGMSYTLMISCFSKVGNLFDTLRVYDEMKKRGWIPGIVVYNSLVYVLTRENCVKDAHNIFSKLTDEGLQPDVETYNNMIVPLCESCKLDEARKVMESMILRGIVPTISTYHAFLKQEGIDESLKLLQKMKEDGCGPKSDTFVMLIDKFFLLNESGNALRVWNEMRKYEISPVRAHYMTLVQGLVKHGCIPRALEYYDEMKEKGFASDTQLDKEFKTFLLKNRDHWRGAGKYNIIPQRGKYFTKQSRMQ comes from the exons TCTCGTCTCGTCTTCTTCGCCTCTCCACCTCCCATTGTCCCTCCGACCAGAGCGACTTCGAACCAGACCCCGACCACCCCATCCTCTCTGCCCCTGACAATGACGACGGTGAGCTCGCCTCCTTCCTCCACCACCTCTCCAGCGCGGCCTCCAATACCTCATCCCCGAAGGAGGCCCTCTCCTTCCTCCTTTCCATGTCCACGGGCCCGTTGCCGGCCTCCCACGCTCTCCTAGTCCGCGCGCTCTGGGATCTGCGCCGCGACCCGGACGCTGCCGCGTTAGCGCTCCGGTACGGAGACGAGTGCAGCGCCGTGGATGGGACCGATGGGGCGGGTCTACCGCCGCCGCCTGAAGCGTGGCACCTGGCCGTCTGGGCCGCGGGTAAGGCGAGGCGGTTCGACCTCGCATGGGAGATCGTGCGGCGGATGCGGAACCGCGGTGTGCTCACCTGCCGGGTCATGGTTATCCTGATGGAGAG GTATGCAGCTGCCAGTGAAGTAAATAAAGCAATCAAAACATTTGATGTCATGGAGAAGTTTAAAATCGAGTCAGATCAAAGTGTATTCTACTCCCTTCTTCACGCTCTTTGCAAAATAAAAAACATTGAGGATGCTGAGGAGTTGCTTTTTCTGAGAAAGAAATTCTTCCCACTTACTGCAGAAGGTTTCAATATAATTCTAGATGGTTGGTGTAATGTGATCACCGATGTGGCTGAAGCAAAGAGAGTTTGGAGAGAAATGTCAAATCACTGCATTACTCCCGATGGCATGTCCTATACTCTCATGATCAGTTGTTTCTCAAAAGTAGGAAACCTTTTTGATACTCTAAGGGTTTATGATGAGATGAAAAAGAGAGGTTGGATTCCTGGTATTGTTGTTTACAATTCACTTGTCTATGTTCTGACAAGAGAAAATTGTGTGAAGGATGCACACAATATATTTAGCAAACTTACAGATGAAGGCCTCCAGCCGGATGTTGAAACATATAACAATATGATAGTTCCTCTCTGTGAAAGTTGTAAGCTTGATGAAGCGCGAAAGGTAATGGAAAGCATGATACTTAGAGGCATTGTTCCTACCATTTCGACTTACCATGCATTTTTAAAGCAAGAAGGCATTGATGAATCACTGAAGCTCTTGCAGAAAATGAAGGAGGATGGTTGTGGCCCTAAGAGTGACACATTTGTCATGCTTATTgataaatttttcttgctgaacgAGTCGGGGAATGCTCTAAGAGTGTGGAATGAAATGAGAAAATATGAGATCAGCCCTGTCCGTGCACACTATATGACACTGGTCCAAGGTTTAGTGAAACATGGATGTATACCAAGAGCTTTAGAGTACTATGACGAAATGAAGGAAAAAGGTTTTGCCTCTGATACACAACTTGATAAGGAATTTAAAACCTTTTTGTTGAAAAACAGAGACCACTGGAGAGGAGCAGGCAAATACAATATCATTCCCCAGCGTGGCAAATATTTTACAAAGCAGTCAAGAATGCAATAA